Proteins found in one Streptomyces sp. Q6 genomic segment:
- a CDS encoding ATP-binding protein, with protein sequence MNDLDSTVCPASTRLVGRDRDLAFIHSFFGNSEVQGAALLLSGEAGVGKTAVLDAVAAGALHNGVRVLRAAGVQFEADISYAGLNQLLVPLFDDFDVLDPVHRDALRVAVGIGSGPAPDQLLTSTAVLLLLRLTAARTPLLLVVDDLPWLDRATNAVLGFVARRLVGSTISFLAASREGSESFFESSGLTERRLEPLDDASSTELLVLAHPDVSPAVRRRIAAEARGNPLALVELPVALSAEQRSTLAAVPAVLPLSERLQALFASRVAELPARSRELLLLAALDGTGDLASVEAAASGRADVDDLVFAEQARLVTISAGNRRLSFRHPLIGSAVVELATPTERRRAHRALADVLGGQLERRAWHLGEAATGPDETVAALLEEAARGRLRRGDALGAVAALTRAAGLSPAASDESRRLAVAAYVGVDSGGELEDATRLLAESRLVHPIGHQSLHAATASAFLLINRDGDIDTAYRLLIGAIESAQPDHGYNASDEGLIEALHLLILLCWYGGDPKLWEPMLAFMDRLTPEPPELLQVITQTFGDPARTGAAALPRLTELIATVGDDPTRVIRVGTASVFADRLGDFRWATRRLVEQGRAGTAPVRRHLGALMHLGLDYFHLGRWDDAAQLAAEGLTLCENHDYRFFAWYFQYIQAAVAAAQGDAETSAALTEEIVRWAMPRGTYGARFFACHARALAALGSGDFETAYKHACTLSPPGTVAPYVQIALWGTMDLVEAAIRTGRDQEAAAHAAAMRASSMAALSPRLEMLVLACEALTTPGRPSLALFEQALSLPDPERWPFDVARVRLFYGERLRRLRATADSREQLTQALETFQRLGAKPWVTRTVAELRASGQSTPAAARPGPVALTAQELQIATLAATGLTNKQIAERLFLSHRTIGTHLYQIYPKLGITSRAALRDALSELDARNDGG encoded by the coding sequence ATGAATGACCTGGACTCGACCGTCTGTCCGGCCTCGACACGACTGGTCGGACGCGACAGGGACCTCGCCTTCATCCACTCCTTCTTCGGTAACTCCGAGGTCCAGGGCGCCGCCCTGCTGCTGTCGGGCGAGGCGGGGGTGGGCAAGACGGCCGTGCTCGACGCGGTGGCGGCCGGTGCCCTCCACAACGGCGTCCGGGTGCTGCGCGCGGCCGGTGTGCAGTTCGAGGCGGACATCAGCTACGCCGGGCTCAACCAGCTTCTCGTGCCGCTCTTCGACGACTTCGACGTCCTGGACCCCGTCCACCGCGACGCCCTGCGGGTCGCCGTCGGCATCGGCAGCGGCCCGGCGCCGGACCAGCTGCTGACCTCAACCGCGGTCCTGCTGCTGCTCCGGCTGACGGCGGCCCGTACGCCGCTCCTGCTCGTCGTCGACGACCTGCCGTGGCTGGATCGGGCGACCAACGCCGTGCTCGGCTTCGTCGCCCGGCGGCTGGTCGGCAGCACGATCAGTTTTCTCGCCGCCTCCCGTGAGGGCTCCGAGAGCTTCTTCGAGTCCAGCGGTCTGACCGAGCGCCGTCTCGAGCCGCTGGACGACGCCTCATCCACCGAACTGCTGGTCCTCGCACACCCCGACGTCTCCCCCGCCGTACGACGCCGTATTGCGGCCGAGGCGCGCGGCAACCCGCTGGCGTTGGTGGAGTTGCCGGTGGCGCTCTCGGCGGAGCAGCGGTCGACGCTGGCGGCGGTGCCGGCCGTGCTGCCGCTGAGTGAGCGGTTGCAGGCGCTGTTCGCGTCCCGGGTGGCGGAGCTACCCGCACGCAGCCGTGAGCTGCTGCTGCTCGCGGCCCTCGACGGGACGGGGGACCTCGCGTCCGTCGAGGCGGCGGCGTCCGGGCGGGCCGATGTCGACGATCTCGTTTTCGCCGAGCAGGCCCGGCTGGTGACGATCTCCGCAGGCAACCGGCGGCTGTCGTTCCGGCATCCGCTGATTGGTTCTGCGGTGGTGGAGCTGGCGACGCCGACGGAGCGCAGACGAGCCCATCGGGCGCTCGCGGACGTCCTCGGGGGCCAGCTGGAGCGGCGTGCCTGGCACCTGGGCGAGGCGGCGACGGGCCCGGACGAGACGGTCGCGGCCCTGCTGGAGGAGGCCGCGCGCGGCCGACTGCGCCGCGGGGACGCGTTGGGCGCGGTGGCGGCGCTGACCCGGGCCGCGGGCCTCAGTCCGGCGGCGTCGGACGAGAGCCGCAGGCTGGCGGTGGCGGCCTATGTCGGCGTGGACTCGGGCGGTGAGCTGGAGGACGCCACCCGGCTGCTGGCCGAGTCCCGGCTCGTCCATCCGATCGGCCATCAGTCGCTGCACGCGGCGACGGCGTCGGCGTTTCTGCTGATCAACCGAGACGGCGACATCGACACCGCCTACCGGCTGCTGATCGGCGCGATCGAATCCGCGCAACCCGATCACGGCTACAACGCCTCGGACGAGGGGCTCATCGAGGCGCTGCATCTGCTGATCCTGCTGTGCTGGTACGGCGGTGACCCGAAGCTGTGGGAGCCGATGCTGGCGTTCATGGACCGGCTCACTCCCGAACCGCCCGAGCTGCTCCAGGTGATCACCCAGACCTTCGGCGACCCGGCCCGCACCGGTGCGGCGGCGCTACCTCGGCTGACGGAGCTGATCGCCACGGTCGGGGACGACCCCACCCGGGTGATCCGGGTCGGAACCGCCTCGGTCTTCGCCGACCGGCTCGGGGACTTCCGGTGGGCCACGCGCCGGCTGGTGGAACAAGGCAGGGCCGGTACCGCGCCGGTGCGTCGGCACCTGGGTGCGCTGATGCACCTGGGCCTGGACTACTTCCATCTGGGCCGGTGGGACGACGCCGCGCAGCTGGCGGCCGAGGGGCTGACCCTGTGCGAGAACCACGACTACCGGTTCTTCGCGTGGTACTTCCAGTACATCCAGGCGGCGGTGGCGGCGGCGCAGGGGGACGCGGAAACCAGCGCCGCGCTGACCGAGGAGATCGTCCGGTGGGCGATGCCGCGCGGAACGTACGGCGCCCGATTCTTCGCCTGTCACGCACGGGCGCTGGCCGCGCTCGGCAGCGGCGACTTCGAGACCGCCTACAAGCACGCCTGCACGCTGAGCCCGCCCGGGACGGTGGCCCCCTATGTGCAGATCGCCCTGTGGGGCACGATGGATCTGGTCGAGGCGGCCATCCGTACCGGCCGGGACCAAGAGGCCGCGGCGCACGCGGCGGCGATGCGCGCGTCGTCAATGGCGGCCCTGTCGCCACGGCTGGAGATGCTGGTGCTGGCCTGCGAGGCACTGACCACGCCCGGCCGGCCGAGCCTGGCGCTCTTCGAGCAGGCGCTGTCGCTGCCCGACCCGGAACGCTGGCCCTTCGACGTGGCGCGGGTGCGGCTCTTCTACGGCGAACGGCTGCGGCGGCTGCGGGCCACGGCGGATTCCCGGGAGCAGCTGACTCAGGCACTGGAGACCTTCCAGCGCCTCGGTGCCAAGCCCTGGGTGACGCGTACGGTGGCGGAGCTGCGAGCCAGTGGCCAGTCCACGCCCGCTGCCGCCCGGCCGGGGCCGGTGGCGCTGACCGCGCAGGAGTTGCAGATCGCGACGCTCGCGGCGACCGGGCTGACCAACAAGCAGATCGCCGAGCGGCTCTTCCTGTCCCATCGGACCATCGGCACACACCTGTACCAGATCTATCCGAAGCTGGGCATCACTTCGCGGGCCGCGCTGCGGGACGCGCTGTCGGAGCTCGACGCGCGCAACGACGGCGGGTGA
- a CDS encoding response regulator transcription factor, with protein MSINIVVVDDDPGFRRIAMMLLTARGLRVVAESQDGASALAAVRAHRPDGLLLDLHLPDTDGLTVARRLAQESDRPRIVLTSTDKSFWSPDELRRAGIESFVAKDKLFDADLKSLFTPTAP; from the coding sequence ATGTCCATCAACATCGTCGTCGTCGACGACGACCCTGGGTTCCGCCGCATCGCCATGATGCTGCTGACGGCACGTGGCCTGCGTGTCGTGGCGGAGTCCCAGGACGGCGCCTCGGCCCTGGCCGCGGTGCGGGCCCATCGCCCTGACGGACTGCTGCTCGATCTACACCTGCCCGACACCGACGGGCTGACCGTGGCACGCCGGCTGGCACAGGAGAGCGACCGGCCGCGGATCGTACTGACCTCCACCGACAAATCGTTCTGGTCACCGGACGAACTCCGGCGCGCGGGCATCGAGTCCTTCGTGGCCAAGGACAAACTTTTCGATGCCGACCTGAAGAGCCTCTTCACACCCACCGCGCCCTGA
- a CDS encoding response regulator transcription factor, which yields MRQPLRAVLGEDQPFMREGIAAILRRAGIDVIEAVDNAVDLVRAAEEHHPDVVITDIRMPPGLEADGLRAAQKIRATRPETAVIVLSQFLEASYALDLVGDDPSGVGYLLKEKVASPQILIDAVERVLARDSALDPDVIAALLGRKRPEDPLAALTPKEREVLALMAEGQSNTGISEQLFVSVAAVERHVTGIFLKLGLNQSATGQHRRVLAVLRYLGQ from the coding sequence ATGAGGCAACCACTGCGTGCGGTGCTCGGAGAAGACCAGCCGTTCATGCGTGAAGGCATCGCGGCCATCCTGCGCAGGGCCGGAATCGACGTGATCGAGGCCGTCGACAACGCGGTGGATCTCGTCCGGGCCGCCGAGGAACACCACCCCGACGTGGTGATCACCGACATCAGGATGCCTCCCGGTTTGGAGGCGGACGGTCTGCGGGCCGCGCAGAAGATCCGCGCGACCCGGCCGGAGACCGCTGTCATCGTCCTCTCCCAGTTCCTGGAAGCCTCCTACGCGCTCGACCTGGTCGGGGACGACCCGAGCGGAGTCGGTTATCTCCTCAAGGAGAAAGTGGCCAGTCCGCAGATCCTCATCGACGCCGTCGAGCGGGTCCTGGCCCGCGACTCGGCCCTGGACCCCGATGTGATCGCGGCATTGCTGGGACGCAAGCGCCCGGAGGACCCGCTGGCCGCGCTCACGCCGAAGGAGCGGGAGGTCCTGGCGCTCATGGCGGAGGGCCAGTCCAACACGGGGATCTCCGAGCAGCTCTTCGTGAGCGTCGCCGCCGTGGAACGCCATGTCACCGGCATCTTCCTGAAGCTGGGCCTGAACCAGTCGGCCACCGGGCAGCACCGGCGGGTCCTGGCGGTGCTGCGCTACCTCGGTCAGTAG